One stretch of Desulfovibrio sp. JC010 DNA includes these proteins:
- a CDS encoding DEAD/DEAH box helicase, which translates to MGFDQFNFDMRLVSGIRSVGYEEPTPVQLKAVPAVLAGRDVMGLAQTGTGKTAAFVLPVLQRLLDGEAEKRGPVRVLVLSPTRELALQTHESFIELGRQTGIRSAAVYGGAGIGKQAKEVKKVTVVNATPGRLLDLLERGDLDLSQVDTLVLDEADRMLDMGFMDEVANILEKLPAKRQNLMFSATMPDEIDKLSKNILHDPEVIRVAVTVSADGVFHYSCPVPLHLKQSFLKVLLNEIEFSRVLVFVRTKRWARRLAQRLVKSGLSAADLHGDLSQSKRNRTLSGFKFGDFKVLVATDLAARGIDCSNISHVINYDMPDNVEIFVHRTGRTGRADAKGTAYTFVADEDKTRLAEIEEALGYGLELFYLDKFNYNAPKPDFIPADENKGRKKRNSQSKK; encoded by the coding sequence TTGGGCTTCGACCAATTTAATTTTGACATGCGCCTTGTTTCAGGCATTCGCAGTGTCGGGTACGAGGAACCTACCCCGGTGCAGCTGAAGGCTGTTCCTGCTGTGCTGGCGGGGCGCGATGTCATGGGCCTTGCCCAGACCGGGACCGGCAAGACTGCCGCTTTTGTACTTCCTGTGTTGCAGCGGTTGCTGGACGGGGAAGCGGAGAAGCGCGGTCCGGTGCGGGTGCTGGTTCTTTCACCCACCCGTGAGCTGGCTTTGCAGACTCATGAAAGTTTTATTGAGCTGGGACGGCAGACCGGAATCCGCAGTGCTGCGGTTTACGGCGGTGCAGGCATCGGCAAGCAGGCCAAGGAAGTCAAGAAGGTCACCGTGGTCAACGCCACTCCCGGAAGATTGCTTGACCTGCTGGAGCGCGGTGATCTTGATCTTTCGCAGGTGGATACGCTGGTTCTGGATGAAGCGGACCGCATGCTTGATATGGGTTTTATGGATGAGGTTGCAAATATTCTGGAGAAGCTGCCTGCCAAGCGTCAGAATTTAATGTTTTCTGCCACCATGCCCGATGAAATCGACAAGCTTTCCAAAAATATACTGCATGATCCCGAAGTTATCAGGGTAGCGGTAACGGTCAGCGCGGACGGGGTGTTTCACTACAGCTGTCCGGTTCCTTTGCATCTGAAGCAGAGTTTTTTGAAAGTGCTGCTCAATGAAATAGAATTCTCGCGGGTATTGGTCTTCGTACGTACCAAGCGTTGGGCCAGAAGGCTTGCCCAGCGGCTGGTAAAGTCCGGTTTGTCCGCTGCGGACCTGCACGGAGATCTTTCCCAGAGCAAGCGCAACCGGACCCTGAGCGGTTTTAAGTTCGGGGATTTCAAAGTGCTGGTCGCCACCGACCTTGCGGCACGGGGCATTGACTGCTCAAATATTTCTCACGTCATTAATTACGATATGCCGGACAATGTGGAGATTTTTGTCCATCGCACCGGGAGAACCGGACGAGCTGATGCCAAAGGGACGGCTTACACCTTTGTGGCTGATGAAGATAAGACCCGCCTTGCGGAAATAGAGGAAGCTCTCGGTTACGGACTGGAGCTTTTTTATCTGGATAAATTCAACTACAACGCGCCCAAGCCGGATTTTATTCCCGCTGATGAAAACAAGGGGCGTAAAAAACGTAACTCCCAGTCAAAAAAGTAA
- a CDS encoding ribonuclease H-like domain-containing protein — translation MLERTFCHLKGIGSTTEAKIWQAGVNDWDDILNGASTTLSDAKMNDLEKGCGESKQKLQESDAIWFADRLPASDQWRLYSHFRDNVAYIDIETTGTDAHSCDITTIALWNGEDIKTYVQGKNLYDFEEEIARYPLIVSFNGKCFDVPFIEKYFGIKVEAAHIDLRFVFRSLGITGGLKGIERYFGMDRGDAEGLDGYFAVLLWNEYEMNGDERALETLLAYNVLDSVNLENLMIKGYNLHIERFPQHGLEPIAEKIEPLNPFKAHREVVDGIRAKYSGEGSFRRF, via the coding sequence ATGCTCGAAAGAACATTTTGCCATCTCAAGGGAATAGGAAGCACTACGGAAGCCAAAATCTGGCAGGCTGGAGTAAATGACTGGGATGATATTCTAAACGGAGCTTCCACCACTCTTTCCGATGCTAAGATGAATGATCTGGAAAAAGGGTGCGGGGAATCAAAGCAGAAACTCCAAGAGAGCGACGCCATCTGGTTTGCGGATCGTCTTCCGGCTTCCGATCAGTGGCGGCTGTATTCCCATTTCCGCGACAACGTGGCCTATATAGATATTGAAACCACCGGGACCGATGCCCACAGTTGCGATATCACCACCATCGCCCTTTGGAACGGTGAGGATATTAAAACCTACGTACAGGGCAAGAACCTCTACGATTTTGAAGAGGAAATCGCCCGCTATCCGCTGATTGTGAGCTTTAACGGTAAATGCTTTGATGTGCCGTTTATTGAAAAATATTTCGGTATCAAGGTTGAGGCCGCCCATATTGATCTACGGTTTGTGTTCCGTTCGCTGGGCATTACCGGGGGACTGAAAGGGATTGAACGCTATTTCGGCATGGATCGCGGTGACGCTGAAGGATTGGACGGCTATTTCGCGGTTCTGCTCTGGAATGAATATGAAATGAACGGCGATGAGCGCGCTCTTGAAACCCTATTGGCCTACAACGTGCTCGACAGCGTGAATCTGGAAAATCTCATGATCAAAGGTTACAACCTGCACATAGAAAGATTTCCCCAGCACGGACTTGAACCTATTGCCGAGAAGATTGAACCGCTGAATCCTTTCAAGGCTCACCGTGAAGTTGTTGACGGCATCAGGGCCAAATATTCCGGCGAAGGATCTTTTAGAAGATTTTAA
- a CDS encoding class I SAM-dependent methyltransferase produces MQEQSTVEMGSIHHAFVGPEEMVIDPSLYSDSPLLADVDRMSDPSVRISDSMIMGMVLKFFYCYVHKGGFDKSVPLEDVSRLCEMFSRHRSLNEPDDDIELMNYLRQWSFSLRMLADVTKTSHIIRSIVTQNIAPKLLEQDEYVGLDIGTGTGILLLAQHIHARRNGFKNITLYGIEYDKMVGLQSYKIFKELGIAEIILGDARDAKNYAPLASKVVTFVSNETVAAMHQPLRREHFVSICKTLFRTLGKNIKDAAFFPEGLIAFCKDMNVSVLLAKNTAFQGPKEYHDMNLFPQGIIIEGNIVPLHELGEELLPYLSEWAQRRLPRRW; encoded by the coding sequence ATGCAGGAACAAAGCACAGTTGAGATGGGTAGTATTCACCATGCATTCGTGGGTCCGGAGGAGATGGTCATAGATCCGTCACTATATTCTGACAGTCCGCTGCTCGCGGATGTGGACCGCATGAGCGATCCTTCGGTCAGGATTTCCGATTCCATGATCATGGGAATGGTGCTCAAATTTTTCTATTGTTATGTGCACAAGGGCGGTTTTGATAAATCCGTACCTCTTGAAGATGTAAGCAGGTTGTGTGAAATGTTCAGCCGCCATCGCAGTCTCAATGAGCCTGATGATGATATCGAGCTGATGAATTACCTGCGCCAGTGGTCTTTTTCCCTGCGCATGCTCGCGGACGTTACCAAGACCAGCCACATCATCCGCTCCATCGTGACTCAGAATATCGCTCCCAAGCTTCTTGAGCAGGACGAATACGTAGGTCTGGACATCGGTACCGGAACTGGAATCCTGCTTCTGGCCCAGCACATCCATGCCCGACGCAACGGTTTCAAGAATATCACCCTTTACGGCATTGAGTACGACAAGATGGTCGGCCTGCAGAGCTATAAGATTTTTAAGGAACTGGGAATCGCTGAAATTATTCTCGGTGATGCCCGTGATGCCAAGAACTACGCACCGCTGGCCAGCAAGGTTGTCACCTTTGTCTCCAACGAGACCGTAGCCGCTATGCACCAGCCTTTGCGCCGCGAACATTTTGTGTCCATCTGCAAGACCCTGTTCCGCACCCTCGGCAAGAATATCAAGGACGCGGCCTTTTTCCCCGAAGGACTTATCGCCTTTTGCAAGGATATGAATGTATCCGTATTGCTGGCTAAGAATACTGCATTTCAGGGACCCAAAGAATATCACGACATGAATCTGTTTCCGCAAGGCATCATAATCGAAGGGAATATCGTGCCCCTGCATGAACTCGGCGAAGAACTGCTGCCCTATCTTTCAGAATGGGCGCAGCGCAGGCTGCCGCGCAGGTGGTAG
- the mtaB gene encoding tRNA (N(6)-L-threonylcarbamoyladenosine(37)-C(2))-methylthiotransferase MtaB, with the protein MKKFWITTLGCKINQYESESVRERWLRMGYEQAENDAEAHEIVINSCAVTAAALRDLRQTVRGINRRNPEGKIIIAGCAAQVFAKELAELPGVADVIPQERKFELLKLEDQPEKNDDTTIFQPFEIDDYERSRAVVKVQDGCSHRCTYCIVPITRGPSVSRVADDVVREIARLLEAGFREMIISGINLSHYGREFAEKIDFWDLMERIEDEFGVEWAGRARLRISSLEPGQLKERALEIFSKSKLICPQLHLSLQSGDRQVLKRMGRGHYKPEDVLVFLDKLKEIWPVFGLGADILTGFPGETEEEFKNTLEFCRKLPLSYAHVFPYSIRPGTAAASMKGQLDGPTKKERGRILRELVEEKKQEFLHKISEMDSLKVLFQNKTKGICEFYSTCILEEDFAGEVPRKLVEVKPVAAKDGSLQVTIK; encoded by the coding sequence ATGAAAAAATTTTGGATCACCACTTTAGGTTGCAAGATCAACCAGTATGAAAGCGAATCCGTGCGTGAACGCTGGCTGCGTATGGGCTATGAACAGGCCGAAAATGACGCCGAGGCCCATGAGATTGTTATCAACTCCTGCGCTGTGACTGCCGCGGCCCTGCGCGATCTGCGCCAGACCGTGCGCGGCATTAACCGCCGCAATCCCGAAGGTAAAATTATCATTGCCGGATGCGCGGCACAGGTTTTTGCAAAAGAACTGGCCGAACTTCCCGGAGTGGCCGATGTTATTCCGCAGGAACGCAAATTCGAGCTGCTCAAGCTTGAAGATCAGCCCGAAAAAAACGACGACACAACAATTTTCCAGCCTTTTGAGATCGATGATTACGAACGCTCAAGGGCGGTGGTTAAAGTGCAGGACGGCTGTTCCCACCGCTGTACTTACTGCATTGTACCCATCACCAGAGGGCCGAGCGTAAGCCGCGTGGCCGATGATGTTGTACGTGAAATAGCGCGGCTGCTTGAGGCTGGATTCCGGGAAATGATCATCAGCGGCATCAACTTAAGCCATTACGGGCGTGAGTTTGCTGAGAAGATAGATTTCTGGGATCTCATGGAGCGCATTGAGGATGAATTCGGCGTAGAATGGGCAGGGCGGGCGCGGCTGCGCATCAGTTCCCTTGAACCGGGCCAGCTTAAGGAACGGGCGTTGGAAATATTTTCCAAGTCCAAACTGATCTGTCCGCAACTGCATCTTTCCCTGCAAAGCGGTGACCGTCAGGTGCTTAAACGTATGGGCCGGGGCCATTACAAGCCTGAAGATGTGCTGGTCTTTCTGGATAAGCTTAAAGAGATCTGGCCTGTTTTCGGCCTTGGAGCGGATATTTTGACCGGTTTTCCCGGAGAAACCGAGGAAGAGTTCAAAAATACGCTTGAATTTTGCCGCAAACTGCCCCTATCTTATGCGCACGTTTTTCCGTACTCTATACGTCCGGGAACCGCAGCAGCTTCCATGAAAGGGCAGCTGGACGGGCCGACCAAAAAGGAACGGGGCCGGATTTTGCGTGAACTGGTGGAAGAAAAGAAGCAGGAATTCCTGCACAAAATTTCGGAAATGGACAGCTTGAAAGTCCTTTTCCAAAATAAAACAAAGGGCATCTGTGAATTCTATTCCACCTGCATTCTGGAAGAGGATTTTGCAGGCGAAGTGCCCCGCAAATTAGTAGAAGTAAAACCCGTAGCAGCCAAAGATGGCAGCCTGCAGGTAACAATAAAATAA
- a CDS encoding PilZ domain-containing protein codes for MENFDFQSIIKQIQTQLIGPVEKFLTGLPQESLYLILAAAGLIALLAAVFGYLLLRPKPKKNNKQQGPTDFVHFFQKSGTIMDIAAAVEHNDVLGRAVLTAVKPDRIRLEIIEENGIARLSSPAELILMFPPEKSMAGKVNSFRARISSLECDDEGCGRMTLTPPTKFKLVKRRKHKRKRVVDQQFIRVKLWLGRADSSDTSFADRIPDLAVNSYDPRSSGHEENQVINISNGGIGVGASPMLVESKFNIDDDVLISIFMFNFRQKVFKPYWYAGKIRSMENMDGQTCRVGVEFTVSGKMRDENEQHIDWTHIK; via the coding sequence ATGGAAAATTTCGACTTTCAATCCATAATTAAACAGATTCAGACGCAACTTATCGGCCCGGTTGAAAAATTTCTCACCGGCCTGCCGCAGGAATCCCTGTACCTGATCCTCGCGGCCGCGGGACTCATAGCCCTGCTGGCTGCTGTTTTCGGATACCTGCTGCTGCGCCCGAAACCAAAGAAAAACAACAAGCAGCAAGGCCCCACGGATTTCGTTCATTTTTTCCAGAAGAGCGGAACCATCATGGATATTGCAGCAGCTGTAGAGCATAACGATGTGCTGGGCCGGGCGGTACTCACAGCAGTCAAACCGGACCGTATCCGCCTTGAAATCATTGAGGAAAATGGCATAGCCCGCCTCTCATCCCCGGCGGAACTCATCCTGATGTTCCCCCCGGAAAAGAGCATGGCCGGAAAAGTAAATTCCTTCCGGGCCAGAATAAGCTCCCTTGAATGCGACGATGAAGGCTGCGGACGCATGACCCTGACCCCGCCCACCAAATTCAAACTGGTCAAACGCCGCAAACACAAACGCAAACGGGTTGTGGACCAGCAGTTCATCCGGGTCAAACTCTGGCTGGGCAGAGCAGATTCCAGCGACACATCTTTTGCAGACCGCATACCGGACCTAGCTGTCAATTCATACGATCCCCGCTCCTCCGGACACGAGGAGAATCAGGTCATCAACATTTCCAACGGCGGCATCGGGGTGGGTGCCTCCCCCATGCTGGTGGAATCAAAATTCAACATTGACGACGACGTGCTGATCAGCATCTTCATGTTCAACTTCCGGCAAAAAGTCTTCAAGCCCTACTGGTATGCCGGGAAAATACGCTCCATGGAAAACATGGACGGCCAGACCTGCCGGGTGGGAGTGGAATTCACTGTCAGCGGCAAGATGCGCGATGAGAATGAACAGCATATTGACTGGACACACATCAAATAA
- a CDS encoding glycosyltransferase family 9 protein, translating to MKALVINLTRFGDLLQTQPVITSLADQGYEVGVMCLKNFAGTTKLLRNVSRTFPLPGASLLAGLDRDWREAINIFESYCTEIESSFDPALIINLTPSVPARLITLRLGRDRQVRGFAMDDHGFNADTSRWAGFLQMASSNRGSSPFNVVDLFSKVAGIDRPAAYELAESTPEMKVAALKLLENPAPGAKGFVGFQPGASEDRRRWPVEYFRELGLKLWKEKRRVPVLLGSESEKPLGKRILDGAKFPAVNLMGGTSLAELAAVLRRLDLLVTNDTGTMHLAAGSGTPLAAIFMATAQPWDTGPAAANLCCFEPDLDCHPCPFGQKCVFDNACRREVGPEVVFDAVSSFIDSSEWPHLENRGVRAYQTGRDELGFISLTSLSGHEQSDRHKWIVLQRELYRRFLDGENFSTAAQKIELSAALRERLLGALGDCREMLFLLNKQAVLLQENPIESMKVKFLANLQRIQDILSSCSELSVLSSMWMVESRAHESMAGLVDQLAHYAALVTAMSASVE from the coding sequence ATGAAAGCACTAGTTATAAATCTTACCCGTTTCGGGGACCTTTTGCAGACCCAGCCGGTAATCACTTCCCTTGCTGATCAGGGCTACGAAGTGGGTGTCATGTGTCTGAAAAATTTTGCCGGTACAACAAAGCTGCTGCGCAATGTTTCGCGTACATTTCCTTTGCCCGGAGCATCGCTGCTGGCCGGGCTTGACCGGGACTGGCGTGAGGCGATCAATATTTTTGAATCATACTGCACTGAAATCGAGAGTTCCTTCGACCCCGCGCTGATCATCAATCTGACTCCGTCCGTTCCGGCGCGGCTGATCACCCTTCGGCTGGGCAGGGACCGTCAGGTTCGCGGTTTTGCCATGGACGATCACGGGTTCAATGCTGATACCTCCCGCTGGGCCGGATTCCTGCAGATGGCTTCATCCAACCGCGGCTCCAGCCCGTTCAATGTGGTTGATCTTTTCAGCAAGGTGGCCGGGATTGATCGCCCCGCAGCTTATGAGCTGGCTGAGTCAACGCCTGAAATGAAGGTTGCGGCCCTGAAACTGCTGGAAAATCCGGCTCCCGGAGCTAAAGGTTTCGTGGGGTTCCAGCCTGGAGCAAGCGAAGACCGCAGACGCTGGCCTGTTGAATACTTCCGGGAACTGGGTTTAAAATTATGGAAGGAAAAACGCAGGGTTCCGGTACTGCTGGGTTCGGAAAGCGAGAAACCGCTCGGCAAGCGGATTCTGGACGGGGCAAAATTTCCGGCGGTCAATCTCATGGGCGGTACTTCTCTGGCGGAATTGGCTGCAGTGCTGCGCCGTCTGGATTTGCTGGTGACCAACGACACCGGAACCATGCATCTTGCTGCCGGATCGGGAACTCCGCTGGCGGCCATCTTTATGGCTACGGCCCAGCCGTGGGATACGGGCCCGGCCGCCGCGAACCTGTGCTGTTTTGAGCCGGACCTTGATTGCCATCCCTGCCCATTCGGACAGAAGTGCGTTTTTGATAATGCCTGCCGCCGGGAAGTAGGGCCGGAAGTTGTTTTTGATGCTGTCTCCTCTTTTATTGACAGCAGCGAGTGGCCGCATCTGGAAAACAGGGGAGTGCGCGCCTACCAGACCGGACGCGATGAACTGGGGTTTATTTCCCTGACCTCCCTTTCAGGGCATGAGCAGAGCGACCGCCACAAATGGATTGTGCTGCAACGGGAACTCTACCGTCGTTTTCTTGACGGAGAAAATTTTTCCACTGCTGCACAGAAGATAGAACTCTCCGCTGCGTTGCGGGAAAGATTGCTCGGAGCACTTGGTGATTGCCGGGAAATGTTGTTTCTGCTCAATAAGCAGGCCGTTCTACTTCAGGAAAATCCCATTGAGAGTATGAAAGTTAAATTTTTAGCTAACCTTCAAAGAATACAGGATATTCTTTCCTCTTGTTCGGAGCTCTCTGTGCTTTCCTCCATGTGGATGGTTGAGTCCAGAGCGCACGAAAGCATGGCCGGGCTGGTGGACCAGCTGGCCCATTACGCAGCACTGGTCACTGCCATGTCGGCTTCTGTTGAATAG
- a CDS encoding pirin family protein, protein MRREIQQIFYGEPVHEGAGVKLHRAFGYFEASLFDPFLMLDDFRSDNPEDYLKGFPWHPHRGIETITYLLKGDVEHGDSLGNKAVTKAGSVQWMTAGSGIIHQEMPKGDGNGSMHGFQLWANLSSENKMVDPEYREIESYEIPVVKREDGSSIKIIAGEVDGVKGPAEGIGIDPEYLDVTIPAGFEFTHPTKRGYTAFIYITSGEGTVNDQPVENRSLVLFEDGDQLIINADDTPLSFLLLTGKPINEMIYWRGPIVMHTAEELEKAFQEYEEGTFIKHPQP, encoded by the coding sequence ATGCGGCGCGAAATACAGCAGATATTTTACGGCGAACCTGTACATGAGGGAGCCGGGGTAAAACTGCACCGGGCCTTCGGTTACTTTGAAGCCTCCCTTTTCGATCCTTTCCTCATGCTGGACGACTTCCGTTCCGACAATCCCGAAGACTATCTCAAAGGCTTTCCGTGGCATCCGCACCGGGGCATTGAAACAATCACCTATCTTTTAAAAGGGGACGTGGAACACGGAGACAGTCTCGGCAATAAAGCTGTGACCAAAGCGGGAAGTGTGCAGTGGATGACTGCCGGAAGCGGCATTATCCATCAGGAAATGCCCAAGGGAGATGGGAACGGCTCCATGCACGGTTTCCAGCTCTGGGCCAATCTCAGCTCTGAAAACAAAATGGTCGACCCTGAATACAGGGAAATCGAATCATACGAAATTCCCGTGGTAAAACGCGAAGACGGCAGCAGCATCAAAATCATTGCCGGGGAAGTGGACGGAGTAAAAGGTCCGGCTGAAGGCATCGGTATCGACCCCGAATATCTGGATGTTACAATTCCCGCAGGGTTTGAATTCACACACCCCACCAAACGCGGATACACGGCCTTCATTTATATCACATCCGGGGAAGGCACCGTAAACGACCAGCCAGTGGAAAACCGCTCACTGGTCCTTTTTGAAGATGGTGACCAGCTGATCATAAATGCAGACGACACTCCGCTCAGTTTCCTACTGCTGACCGGGAAACCAATCAATGAAATGATATACTGGCGCGGCCCTATCGTCATGCACACCGCCGAAGAACTGGAAAAAGCTTTTCAGGAATATGAAGAAGGCACTTTCATCAAGCACCCGCAGCCGTAA
- the acs gene encoding acetate--CoA ligase, with protein MTEEQKIESLSKESRLFNPPADFPGACVKSLEEYKAIYDRSINDMEGFWAERADELLTWDKKWDNVLDYDFDKPEIKWFEGGKLNASANCLDRHIENGRRNKAALIWQGEEDHEVKVYTYDMLHREVCRFANVLKKLGVQKGDRVSIYLPMIPELAIAMLACTRIGAPHSIIFAGFSSNSLRDRINDCGAKVHITGDGVLRGGRKIPLKPNSDEALKECPSVEQCIVVPRANNEIEMVEGRDRLWAELMEDPEITDNCPYELMDSEDPLFILYTSGSTGKPKGVFHTTGGYMTYAAHTCQWVFDLKDDDVHWCTADIGWVTGHSYIVYGPLALGATSIMFESVPTYPDPARFWQVCEKFRVNIFYTAPTAIRALMKEGDQWTKKYDLSSLRILGTVGEPINPEAWMWYHENIGAEKLPIVDTWWQTETGGHVLSPLPYATPLKPGSATLPLPGIDAAIVDRHGEEVGPNEGGFLVIRKPWPGMLRGVWGNQERFKQQYFEGFPGTYESGDGARRDEDGYFWIMGRVDDVINVSGHRLGTAEIESALVSHPATSEAAVVGMPHEVKGQSIYAYVTLKAEYDEDDDLIKELRMHVRKEIGPLAAPEVIQFAPSLPKTRSGKIMRRILRKIVEGDTSNLGDTSTLADPSVVTDLIEGYEEIMNP; from the coding sequence ATGACTGAAGAACAAAAAATTGAAAGTCTCTCCAAAGAAAGCAGGCTCTTTAATCCTCCTGCCGATTTCCCCGGCGCATGCGTGAAAAGCCTTGAAGAGTACAAAGCCATCTATGACCGTTCCATCAACGACATGGAAGGATTCTGGGCTGAACGCGCTGATGAACTGCTCACCTGGGACAAGAAGTGGGACAACGTTCTTGACTACGATTTCGACAAGCCGGAAATTAAATGGTTCGAAGGCGGCAAACTCAACGCCTCCGCCAACTGCCTTGACCGCCACATTGAAAACGGCCGCCGCAACAAGGCCGCGCTCATCTGGCAGGGCGAGGAAGATCATGAAGTAAAAGTCTACACCTACGACATGCTTCACCGCGAAGTATGCCGCTTTGCCAACGTACTAAAAAAACTGGGCGTGCAGAAAGGCGACCGCGTTTCTATCTACCTGCCCATGATCCCGGAACTGGCCATCGCCATGCTGGCCTGTACCCGCATCGGCGCACCCCACTCCATCATTTTTGCGGGTTTTAGTTCCAACAGCCTGCGTGACCGCATCAATGACTGCGGTGCAAAAGTCCACATCACCGGGGACGGAGTACTGCGCGGCGGACGTAAAATCCCGCTCAAGCCCAACTCCGATGAAGCACTCAAGGAGTGCCCCTCTGTTGAGCAGTGCATTGTTGTGCCCCGCGCCAACAATGAGATTGAAATGGTCGAAGGGCGTGACCGTCTCTGGGCCGAGCTCATGGAAGACCCGGAAATTACCGACAACTGCCCCTACGAGCTGATGGATTCCGAAGATCCGCTCTTCATCCTCTACACCTCCGGCAGTACCGGCAAACCCAAAGGCGTTTTCCACACCACCGGCGGTTACATGACCTACGCCGCCCATACCTGCCAGTGGGTATTCGACCTTAAAGATGACGATGTACACTGGTGCACCGCCGACATCGGCTGGGTAACCGGACACTCCTACATTGTCTATGGACCGCTGGCCCTCGGTGCCACCAGCATTATGTTCGAATCCGTACCCACTTATCCGGACCCGGCAAGGTTCTGGCAAGTCTGCGAAAAATTCCGCGTTAATATTTTCTACACCGCGCCCACCGCCATCCGCGCACTCATGAAGGAAGGCGATCAGTGGACCAAGAAATACGATCTCTCCAGCCTGCGCATTCTCGGCACAGTCGGGGAACCCATCAACCCCGAAGCATGGATGTGGTACCACGAAAACATCGGTGCCGAAAAACTGCCCATCGTTGATACCTGGTGGCAGACGGAAACAGGCGGACACGTCCTTTCTCCCCTGCCCTACGCCACCCCGCTCAAGCCCGGCTCGGCAACCCTCCCGCTGCCCGGCATTGATGCGGCAATTGTGGACCGCCACGGCGAAGAAGTCGGTCCCAACGAAGGCGGTTTCCTGGTTATCCGTAAACCGTGGCCCGGCATGCTGCGCGGGGTCTGGGGCAATCAGGAAAGATTCAAGCAGCAGTACTTTGAAGGCTTCCCCGGAACCTACGAATCCGGTGACGGAGCACGCAGGGATGAAGACGGCTATTTCTGGATCATGGGCCGCGTGGATGACGTAATCAACGTTTCCGGCCACAGGCTCGGAACCGCTGAAATCGAATCCGCACTGGTATCCCACCCTGCAACCTCCGAAGCTGCTGTTGTCGGCATGCCGCATGAGGTAAAAGGCCAGTCCATCTACGCATACGTAACCCTCAAAGCGGAATACGATGAAGATGACGACCTGATCAAAGAACTGCGCATGCATGTGCGCAAGGAGATCGGACCTCTGGCGGCACCGGAAGTGATCCAGTTCGCTCCCTCCCTGCCCAAGACCCGCTCCGGCAAGATCATGCGCCGAATCCTGCGCAAGATTGTAGAAGGCGATACTTCGAACCTCGGCGACACTTCGACACTGGCTGATCCTTCAGTAGTGACCGATCTCATCGAAGGTTATGAAGAAATAATGAATCCATAA